The Sebastes fasciatus isolate fSebFas1 chromosome 22, fSebFas1.pri, whole genome shotgun sequence genome includes the window GATTGTGGATCCACAGGTGTTGAGTGAAAAAGAGAACAGAGCCCTGGTGGCGTCCGTCTCTTTGGGTCCACAGTATTTGTCCATCAGGTTGACTCTAGCGGGATCTGCTCCACTTGGGATGGCCAGAGACAAGTCAGCCACCACAGTCAGCTTCCCATCAGTCGAACACACTAGAGAAAGATGTGTTTTAGTACAACTATATGGAGACCCCACCTGCTGTTACATTAAAAAACAGGATGTTCTTACGAATGAGTTCAGTCGTAGAGAACGGACAAGTCTTGATAGTTGAGCTCTTGACCTCTGATGTTTCATGATCCCGCACGACGATCTCGAAGATGCCAAAGAAGTTCTTCAGTGTAATGTTCTATAAAAAACACATCCATTTTAGTCCGTGATCGCCATGttttaaacacacattaaagagTTGATGCTTCCAATGAGTCTCCTCTCACCTTGTACTCGTAACCGTGAGAAAAGAGCGGCACCTCGAGCAGCAGACTCTGGCTGTCGTTGCTCATGATGTAGCCGTGCTGGGCTGCCAGCTCTGATGTCAGCAGCTCTGAGCAGATACTGATCTCCCACAGGTAGTCAAAAGGCCGGTGGTCCAGTTTGAAGCGGATGCCAGACTCGGAACAGACGGCATCAAAGACAGGAGGAGCTGTCAAATATAACACAATGTTTaactctgcttcacacacacaagtagGATTGATCAAGTTTCAAAATAAGGTTAGTGACTTACAAGCATCAATTAATGCCATGACTGATGCCAGGTGGTAAAAAGGCTCGTTTTCAGGCAGAACCATCAGTGTGTAGTTGATGTCGAGCCCATACTGAAGAACTGCATCTTCAGAGATCTAGGAGACATAAAACAATTATCACTGAGCTCAAGAGACAGTTGTAAGACTCAAGTTTACGTCCAAAAAAGACCTTTTACCTGCTGCATGACAACAGGGTCATCAAAAGGCACCTTCAGAGTGTAGCCATGAGTGTTGTTGGGATGAACTACTTTTGTGATGTTGGGGCTGCACATGTTTGTGAACGGAAGTGTACATTCTTGTCCGTTCAAATTAACAGAAGCCAACTCTACGTCTTCGGGGAAGTCACCGAGGTAGACCGTGAACATGTGCTCGTCAAGAACCGTTTGGTTTTCGGTGAGAACGGTGCGTGGCAACAGGGGAGTGGCCAAAGTCCTGTGAAGTCGGAGCCTGGTTTCTACACGGTCGTCATCCACCAGGATTTGTTCCAAGTAGAGATGAAATACGTAAAACTCGTAGAGCTCGCCAGACACAAAGCTCTGAAAACAGACAAATGTCATTTGTAAAGGAATACTTACAGTACAGGTAAAACAAGCCAAACAAGTCACATTCCTGACCTTCCTGTATCCTCCTTCAGCATTATAGGGGATGCCGAGGTGGACTGTGGCGTTGTGCTTCTCCACAATGTAGCCTCGCTCCTCTGCAACTGGCTGCTCCATAAGTTCACCAAAGAGACCAATGTTGAGTTGTGGGGCTTCAAAACTCGGGTACAGCGCCTCAGGAGTCTCCCACATCATGTAACCGCCATTGTAGTCATATGATCCTTCATCTGTGGACATAATATAGCTTTACTTGTCAGTTAAAGGGAAAAGAAGTCACAGCATAAGAGATGGTAATACTGACGCATGGAGCAAGCAGCCACCAGGTCCACCATGAGGACAACCCAGCTTTGTCTGGAGAACAGAGTTGCATGGACCTCCTCTACTGGAACACCATTCACCTGTAGAGAGACTCAGAAATCAAAACCTGCTTTGGACTAAATGCTTTACAAAAAGCATGCATCAGTAGTTTACCTCAGTGCTGAATGAGTCAGGTTGTCCATACGGAGTACGAAACACCAGCCTTCCATCAGTCAAGTCAAACATATATCCCTGTTTACGAGCTTCAGAGAGCTTCATGGGTGGCAActgctcctcatctctctgAAACATCACCTGCCAGTCTGAAGTGGTGGAGCTATGTGTCTGGGAAGAGATTCAAAGTCTTAAAAAAGTGAAACTTGACTGCACAGAAGGAGATTAAGATTTTTAAACCTACAGGTTTTAGAGCAGTATTCCAGTCATCTTTATTCATCCCAGTTGGACAGGTGACTTCACTCCTCACAGACACCTACAGAGAAACCAGGGTTAGCAAACATTTGAAAATTCTCAGAATAATATTACAAGATGTAACCCAGCTTACCTCCATGTAGTTGACCTCACAGGTGACCTCTCTGGGAGACcagtggagagagggagagcaggtCTTGTTCAAAGCATAGGGATAGTCCTCTCCTTCATGTGGCACCATCAGGTTGAAGTTGAACGTGAACACTTTGTCATCCTGAAATATAGTAGAAAATGACAGGATGCAACACCTAATCTGTACAGTAAAAGTCAAGTTTTACATGCAATTTGTAGGCACCTTGTTGTCAGTGTGACAGCTGAAGTAAGAGGCTCGGAGCTCCACATAGCCCGGTAGAGGGAGAACACTGATACTGTAGCCACACTGAGCTGCATACTGCTCAGTGATGGCGTACACTCCTGTCCCATCTGGAAGAGAAATCAAATTCACTTTGCCTACTCCCAACACAGCTCTTGCACTCCTTAGTCAGTGAAATAATTCAGCTATAGATTTAAGTATCTGACCATTTAAACAGGACAGTGTTAGGAAATAAGGTTTAAAAGCCACTGTAGCTCAAGAGTGTGCACTTTCAACTAAAGCCCACCCCTGGTTGTAGTTAGCAGTGAAGATGTGCAGGACTTACCAACGGCCTCAAAAAGAGGATGAGGCCCAGTGTAGGAGAGATCAACAGCGATCCTGACGTAACGATCACGACACTCCATTTGAAGAGCTTCTGCATGAACAAAGAAGTTCACATCTGAATATAATGTGCCAAGGCATGTGTTCTAGCAGCCAATTTTTTATTCTTACCATCAGAAATATGATGACATTTTGCAGCAGTTGCCCAAACAGACAGGAGCAAGGTCACactgtaagacaaaaacataaattacaAACATACAGGTGCACTAATGTCAACTAACAGCTTCTAAATGATCCTTAAAACCTCTTACCCAAGGAAAAACCCAAAAGCCATAGCCACTGAAGTGTTGGCAGTGTCTAAAGCTAGCCCAGCTGCTAGCAAACTACACCTGCAAACCAACACAAGCCAAGGTGAACCACTTGCTTAGACTATGTCCTGGCAAAACTGACACAATATGTGTTGCTGTCTCCTACACCAGCTTTAATAGTCAGTTTATTCACCCATGAACCTCAGGCAACTCTAACCTCATCACCTGCACCTGATTGAAAGCTGGCTTGATTGCTAACGAGCTACACATGTGGCTGTAACAACTGAGGGCCTCTGATTGGTCGATGTAGCTCATTAGCAATCAAGCCAATTCTCAATCAGGTGCAGGTGATGAGGTTAGAATTGCTTTTCAACCTCATGAGTGGATAAACTGACTATAAAAGCTGGTGTAGCAGACAACAGCACATATTGTGCCAGTTTGTCCAGAACATACAGCAAGCAAGTGGTTCACTTTAGCTTGTGTTGGTTAAGAGGTGTAGTTTGCTAGCAGCTGGGCTAGCTTTAGACACTGCCAACACTTCAGTGGCTATGGCTTTTGGGGTTTTCCTTGGGTAAGAGGTTTTAAGGGTCATTTAAAAACTGTTAGTTGACATTAGTGCACCTGTATGTTtgtaatttatgttt containing:
- the LOC141760757 gene encoding uncharacterized protein LOC141760757, with amino-acid sequence MAFGFFLGVTLLLSVWATAAKCHHISDEALQMECRDRYVRIAVDLSYTGPHPLFEAVDGTGVYAITEQYAAQCGYSISVLPLPGYVELRASYFSCHTDNKDDKVFTFNFNLMVPHEGEDYPYALNKTCSPSLHWSPREVTCEVNYMEVSVRSEVTCPTGMNKDDWNTALKPTHSSTTSDWQVMFQRDEEQLPPMKLSEARKQGYMFDLTDGRLVFRTPYGQPDSFSTEVNGVPVEEVHATLFSRQSWVVLMVDLVAACSMHEGSYDYNGGYMMWETPEALYPSFEAPQLNIGLFGELMEQPVAEERGYIVEKHNATVHLGIPYNAEGGYRKSFVSGELYEFYVFHLYLEQILVDDDRVETRLRLHRTLATPLLPRTVLTENQTVLDEHMFTVYLGDFPEDVELASVNLNGQECTLPFTNMCSPNITKVVHPNNTHGYTLKVPFDDPVVMQQISEDAVLQYGLDINYTLMVLPENEPFYHLASVMALIDASPPVFDAVCSESGIRFKLDHRPFDYLWEISICSELLTSELAAQHGYIMSNDSQSLLLEVPLFSHGYEYKNITLKNFFGIFEIVVRDHETSEVKSSTIKTCPFSTTELILCSTDGKLTVVADLSLAIPSGADPARVNLMDKYCGPKETDATRALFSFSLNTCGSTIKLTRENVTYENELFYSSKKYLSLNDDATERVTIQCTYPLAGLHRLFSVYRFESDEAGIGSIIHTPQPAGLQSPTIKPTTALKTMPARRPLPYMHPSHPPARFIKVSRYYNLVGGMRIGAQGPLQTKVNASLILKEV